GGGAATATAGGCATCGGCTCCTTTCTCCAGCGCGGTTTTCAGATTTTCAGGGGTCAACGCATGGGCCGTGAGCATCAGGGTGGGCAGATTCAGACGGCGGGTGATATCCAGAAGCCGGAACCCATCCACCCCCATGATATCCAAAACGGCCGCATCATAGGTGGTGGCGGCCAGTCTGGCTGCGGCCGCATCATACGTCTTCGCCGTATCCACCCGGCACATGTGCAGCAGCTCTGTGATGGTTTCCAGGATATCGGGTTCATCATCCACCACCAAAACCTGTTTGTTTTCAAGTATCTCAAGCTCGTTGATCATGGTCGTCCTTTTTTTAAACGGTCGGATTCACGGGTCTGTCTAATGGTTTCACCGGGTATTATGACAAAAATATGCTTGACAAAGCAATTGTGAAACGGTCTTATACCAAAATATTTATTTTTTAATTGTTTGCACCCATGCTTGGGGGTGTCAGAAGGAGGAATATGGAAATTGCAGTCACCCGGGTCGGTCAGGCCGGAACCCGGCCAAAGGATGAAGACCTGGGATTCGGTACGGCGTTCACGGATCATATGTTTGTGATGGATTATTCAACGGACAAAGGGTGGCATGACCCGCGCATCGAGCCGTTTGCCCCGGTCACTTTGTCACCGGCGGCCATGGTGTTTCATTATGGTCAGGCCATTTTCGAAGGACTTAAAGCCTACAAGACCCCGGAAAAGAAAGTCCAGCTGTTCCGGGCCAGGGACAATTTTGACCGCCTGAACCGGTCGGCCCGGGGCCTGTGTATCCCGGAAGTGGATATCGACTTTGTCATGGATGCGTTGAAACAGCTGCTGAAGCTGGAAAAAGACTGGATCCCGGAAACATTGGGCACCTCCCTGTACATCCGGCCGTTTATCATTGCCACGGATCCGTTTCTGGGCGTGAGATCCTCGTTCACGTTCAAATTTTTTATTATTTTATGTTCCGTGGGCGCGTATTACGCCGGCGGGCTGGCCCCGGTAAAAATCTGGGTGTCCAAAGATCATGTCAGGGCCGTTCCCGGCGGGGTAGGGGAATTCAAGACCGCAGGCAATTATGCGGCCAGCCTCAATGCCGGAGAAATTGCCAAAAAACAGGGGTATGCCCAGGTGTTGTGGCTGGATGCGCTGGAAAGAAAATATGTGGAGGAAGTGGGGGCCATGAACATCTTTTTTGTGATCGATGATGAACTGGTGACCCCCAATCTCACGGGCAGTATCCTGCCCGGGATCACCCGGTTTTCAGTGATCGATCTGGCGAAAAAATGGGGCATGCCCGTGTCGGAACGGAAAATCAGCATGGACGAGGTGCTGGATGCCCATGCTTCGGGCCGCCTGAAAGAAGTGTTCGGCTCCGGCACGGCGGCTGTGATTTCGCCCGTGGGCGAAATCTGTTATGGAGACCGGGTGCTTCACATCGGTGACGGCAACCCGGGACCTGTTGCCATGAAATTTTACCAGGCATTGACATCCATCCAGTATGGAACGGCAAAAGACACGGAAAACTGGATCGAACCGGTGGTTTAGACAGAATCCCTGGATTTTTAAGATCGACAAATCCACGGGGCAGGAGGGAATATGGCCAAAATAGACAATTTTGTTCCCATCGGAAAGCGAATCCGGCGGGCCCGGCTGGACAGAAAGGTCACTCTGGATACCATGGCCAATGAGACCGGCCTGGCAAAACAAGTGATCAAACAGATTGAAAACGGTGAAAAACGGCCGTCCGTGGGGACCCTTCTTCAGATTTCCAGGGTCTTGCAGCTGGATTCCGATTTTCTGCTCAAAGACCCGGAAGCAGACCAGGAAAAACGGGCCCGGGCCTATACCAAACGCACGGATCAATATGCGTACACCCCGTTGACCCCTGATGCAAAAAACAAGCATTTAAAAGCGTTTCGCATTGTGGTGGAAGCCGGCACCCGGCATGAAGGCGTCGGATTCCAGCACGAGGGGGAAGAGTTTGTCCATGTGCTGGAAGGGCAGGTAAAGGTGCAGGTGGGGGATCATATCAATGAACTTGCCGCCGGCGATTCTTTGCATTTTAATTCCGGGATCAAACATGATTTGCGCAATCCTTCTCAAAAGGATGCCGTTCTGATTGTGGTGGTTTACGTTCCCTGACAATGGAGGTGGCAGACCATGCTGTTTAAATTGACTGATGAACAGAAAATGATCCGGAACATGGTTCGGGAGTTTTCCAGAAAAGTGATTGCCCCCACGGCGGCGGAACGGGACCGGACCAAGGAATTTCCGGCCGGGAATTTCAAGCAGATGGGAGAGCTCGGTCTCATGGGCATGATGGTGCCCGAAGCATATGGCGGAGAATCCGCCGATACCGTGTCCTATGTGCTGGCATTGTCTGAAATCGCTTATTCCTGTGCCTCCACCTCCGTGGTGATGTCGGTGCAGAATTCCATTGTGTGTGAAAGCCTTAACAATTTCGGGACAACAAAGCAGAAACAGCAGTTTCTTACACCCCTGGCATCCGGAAAAATGATCGGCGCATTCGGGCTCACTGAGCCGGATGCGGGGTCTGACCCCGTGTCCCAGGCCACGGTGGCCGTCAAAGACAAGGATGATTACATCATCAACGGCACCAAGCGGTTCATTACTTCCGGCAAGCATGCCAAGGTAGTGCTGGTAACGGCGAAAACCGATCCGGATGCCGGCCATAAGGGGATCTCGTGTTTTATCGTTCCCAAGGATACCAAAGGCCTGATCGTGGGCCATGAAGAAGATAAGATGGGGCTGCGCGCCTCAGATACCACGGATCTGATTTTTGAGGACTGCCGGGTGCCCGCATCCTGGATGCTCGGGAAAAAAGGGGATGGATTCAAAATCGCCATGTCCGGCCTGGACAGCGGACGTATCGGGATTGCGGCCCAGTCCATCGGCGTGGCCCAGGCCGCATTTGACGCGGCCGTGGCCTATGCATCCCAGCGCCGGCAGTTCGGCGTGCCCGTCACCAAGCACCAGGCCATCCGGTTTCAGATTGCGGATATGGCGACCCAGATCGAGGCGGCCCGTCAGCTGATGCTGTCTGCCGCATCCATGAAGGATCGAAAAGAACCCTATACCAAAGAGGCCTCCATGGCCAAGCTGTTTGCCTCGGAAATGGTCAACGAGGTCACGGCCCGGGCCATCCAGATGCACGGCGGCTATGGGTTCACCAAAGACTATGTGGTGGAGCGCCTGTACCGGGATGCCCGGGTGTTCACGATTTATGAAGGCACCTCCGAGATTCAGCGCATCGTGATTTCCAACAATATTCTCAAAGACAAACGCAAGCTCTGAAACAGCGCCGTCCCTTGCAGTGATTAATGCATCATGGGAACGGTCAGGCCGCCGTCCATGAGAAACAGGACGGTGGCTTTTTGGCCTTTTTGGTCCAGGGCCTGGTCCAGGGCGGTTTGAAGATCAGAGAACGGGGTGATGAACAACGGGGTGATCTGGTCCGGCGGCACATCCGTGACGGCCCACATCTGGGCCCATATCCCGATTTCCGCCATTTTGGCAGCTTTGTGATACCCTAACACATATCCTTTTTCGATTTTTTTCAGGGCCGCTTCGGGGGTGTCGCAGGAGCCCAGAAGATCGGCGAACGCCTTGCCCCCGATGCCGCACCGGCATTTGGCCACCAGGATCAGGATGCCGTCTTTTTTCAGGGCCAGTTTGGCATTGTCGATGCCTTTCTGGGCCTGGTACAGATCGATGTCCTGGGGAAATTTCACCACAGACACCACAATGTCGGCTTTTTCTCCCATGGGCGCGGCAAACACCTCGTTGGCCCGGTCAATGGCCGCATGAAATGAGTCATGAATATGGCCGGCGCATGCGGCATACACCTGGTGATGCTTGTCCAGCACCATCATGATGGAAAAGATGTCCTGTTTCACGGTCTTGATGGCGTCCATCATGTCCTCGTGCACGGGATTGCCGGCCAGGGCCAGGGCTTTGGCCTCGGGCAGAAGCGCCAGTTTGTGGTTCTTCTCAATGGTCTGATATCCGGCAATGCCCGGGAGAAACGATTTTCTGCCGCCCGTGTACCCGGCAAAATAATGGGGCTCCACGGATGAAATGATGATGATTTTGTCCGCCTCCACCCCGGCCTTGTTCACATACATGGGCGTGCCGTTGGAAGAATCGCCCAAAAAGACCATGTCTTGTTCTTTGGCGGCATCATGCACAATGATCCGGTCTTTGATTTTTGCGTAATAGTCACCGAAGATCTGGATGAATTCGTCTTTTGTGGGGCCCCGGTGAACGCCTGTGGCAATGATGAAATGATAATCGGTTTGTGACAAAGGGTCAAAGATCACGTCCAGCACTTTTGCCGTGGGCGTGGGCCTGGTAGCGTCGTTGACGATGACCAGGACCTTGCCTGCGTCTTTGATAAATGCCTCAAACGGGGTGCTGTGGATGGGCCGGGCAATAGCATCGGCAATGACCCGGTCCTGATCGGGCAGGGTCACGTCATTGGCCTCCAGAATCCGGACCGGCACGGCTTCATCCAGAGTTGCGGTCAGGGTGTCTTGTTTGCCGTAGGGAACAGTTATTTTCATGGGGGTCAGGTTTTCCTTATGGTCGTTATTTCGGGTGTTGGGTTCATGGGGCCCGGGACCCGGGTTATGTTACGGGACCCAGGGTGTTGAGATGGTCGATGAACGTATCGATTTCCGCCTGGAACAGGGTTTTGTCCCCGTCGGGAATTTCCACCACCTGAACCCGTTCCGGGTCGATGTCCAGGTTCTCCAGGATGGATTGAATCCGTTTCACCTGCTGCTTTGACCGTTTGCCGCCGTTTTTGTGCTGGCAGTCATCTTCCGGGCAGCAGGCCACCAGCACGCCCCAGGCATGGTTGAGAAACGGGGCCATCAGCGTTTCGGGTTCCAGCCGGCCGGCACACATGTTGACATAGATGTCATACTCTTTGTCATGAGTTTCCGATTCCGGCAGCCGGGAGGCCTGGAGATCCGGGTAGTAAGACCAGTTGCAGGCAAACACGATGGCCTTGGCTGACGCGTGGGTATCCAGGAACCGGGCCGATGCCTGGGTGAGATCCTCTTTTCCCGTGCCGAAGGTGTGCAGGATATTGACGGCGTTGGCCGGGCAGACGGACACACATGTGCCGCAACTCTGGCATTTCACCAGGTCGGTCTCAATGCCGTTTTCCCCGTGAAACCGGGCTTCATGGGGGCAGGCCGCCACACACAGCAGGCACTGGGCACAGGTCAGGTCGGTGACAGCCGTGGTGCCGGGTCCGGCATATCCCATTTCCACCAGATCTTTTCTGGCATCCGTAAAGATATCGGTGAGGCTCACACCGGATGAACAGGCTGCCTCGCACCGTTTGCAGTAAAAACAGTTGAACAGTTTGTTTGCCGCGGTTTCCGAGGGCTCAAGCTCACCCGTCAAAAGCCCGAAGGCCGTGATGATTTTGGCCCGGGGGGCATCCGACTCCCATCCCGTGTATTTAAACAACGGACAATGTTCATAACAATAGCCGCATCGGATGCAGGCTGCCAGGGTGGATTCCCATTTTTTCAGATGATTGAACCGGGTGGGGTGTTTTGTTTCCATAGGGCAGTCCCTTATTTTCAGTTGTTCACAGCATATCTTAATCCGGTGGCAGTGACCCAGTCGTCAGGGGCCTGCATCAGTTTGCCCGGGTTCAGGATGTTGTTGGGATCCAGTGCTTGCTTAATGGTTTGAAGCAGGCGCAGGGAATCCGCTTTTTCCACTTTAAATGACGCGGCTTTGGACAGGCCGATGCCGTGTTCCGCCGACGTGGTGCCGTTGACGGACCGCACGAATTCATAGATTTCCGTGATGGCTTTCCGGGCCGATGCCCATTGTTCCGGCTGTTTGGTGTCCATGAGGATCTTGGTGTGCATGCATCCGGACCCGCAGTGGCCGTATGCGGTCATGATAATATTGTTTTTCTTGGCCACCTCGTGGATCTTGCCGGCCATGTCCGCCATCCTGGAATAGGGCACAGCCATGTCATCGGCCAGGGATGTGGAGGACAGGCTGTCATCATACTTGGACAGGGCCGGGAACAGTTTTTTGCGGCCCATAAAGATTCTGGCCCGTTCCTTGGGATCGTAGCTGGTGGTGATATCACTGCCTTGATGTTTTTTACAGATCTCTTTCATCTTGTTGATCTCATAATCCACGGCTTCCCTGACCATGCCGTCCGCTTCAAAGATCAGGGAGGCGGCCACTTCCTTGAGTCCTAAATTCATGGTCTTGTTCACGGCCTTAATGGCCACGGAATCCACCAGTTCCAGCATGGAGGGAATCGCGCCGGACGCCATGATGGACCCCACCGCAGCCCCGGCATGGGCCAGGTGATCAAAATTGGCAATGCCCATGCACCGGTATTCGGGAATGGGCACAAAATTGAGTGTGGCTTCCACCACGATCCCTAAGGTGCCTTCAGATCCCACCATGAGTTTGTGCAGCTGGTACCCGGAGGCTTCCACCCGTGTGTGGGCGCCTAAGGTCACCAGGTCTCCGTTGGGCAGCACCACTTTCATGCCTAAGACCGCATCACGGGTGGCCCCGTATTTCACGGACCTAACCCCCGAGGCATTGTTGGCAATCTCCCCGCCGATGGTGGCAATGCGGGAAGATGCCGGGGTGGGGGGATAAAACATGCCGTGGGGTTTCAAAGCCAGGTTCAGGTCATCATCCACCACGCCGGGCTCCACCCGGCAGTACACATCGGGCAGATTGATCTCCAGAATCCGGTTCATGTGTTTCATGTCCAGGACAATTCCGCCCCGGATGGGCACGGTCTGACCGCACATGCCGGACCCGCCGCCCCGGGGAATGACGGGAATCAGGGCTTCGTTGGCATAGGCCATCAATTGCTGGACCTGCCTTGTGTTGTCCGGCCGGACCACGGCCCAGGGCATGGCATGGTGAACCGAGGCATCCGATCCGAATGCGTAAAGATCGGATGGGTCTGTCTTGATGTTTTCTTCACCAAAAATTTCCCTTAATTTTGATTCATCCATTGTCTTCATAGGCTGTCCCTCTTTGATGACGGGTTGTTACCATTTCAAATGCCAGCATAATTTCATAAACCTGCATAAAATTCAATCCTATTTTGGGTTTGTTCCTTGGCAAAACACCGGGTTGCGGGTATACTTGAGTCTGGTCAAAAACATCCAGCGGTTTTCTTTAAGACCGCTGTTTCATATGGATGAACAGACAATTATTAAAGGGAGACCCTGCAATGACACATACGATTCAGTTTTTACCTCATAATAAACAGATCACTGTGGCGGATGGCGAAAGCCTGATCCGGGCCGCCATGGAAGCCGGGGTCCACATCAATGCGTCCTGCGGCGGCGGGGGCGTGTGCGGGAAGTGCCGGGTGCGGATTGAATCCGGTGAAGTGGAAGGCGGGATTTCGGAAAAACTCACGGACCAGGATCGGGAAAAAGGGTATCGCCTGGCCTGCCTGGCCAAAGTGACTTCAGATCTGACCGTGCGCATTCCCGTGGAATCTGAAGTGGAAACCAGCCGTCTCACCCAGACCATGGACCGTCACACGGCCCGGGCCATGACCGTGAATGTGGAAGATCTCAAACAGGACGGGCTGTTCATTCCGCCGGTGGAAAAAATCTATCTGGAACTGGATCCGGCGGTGGAAGGAGACAACCGGGCGGATGTGGCCAGGATCATGCATCATCTTCGGATTCATCATGATGAACACAGATTGACCATGGATCTGAGCCTGATCCGCCGGGTGCCGGACATTATCCGGCAGGAAAATTTTAATGTGACCGCCACGATTTTACGTCCGGTAAGAGAGGACGGCAAAAACGAGATCATCAATATCGAGCCCGGAGACACCACAAACAGGAATTTTGCCATTGCCGTGGACATCGGCACCACCACGGTGTTCGGTCAGGTGATGGATCTGCAAAGCGGTGAAGTCCTGGCCCAGCAGGGCGAGTTCAACGCCCAGATCAGCTATGGCGAGGATGTGATCTCCCGGATCATGTACGCGGAAAAAGGGGACGGGCTGGCCACCCTGCACAAACGCGTGGTGGAAACCATCAACAAGATCATCAAAGGGATCATCAAAAAAGCAAAAATAGACACCCATGAAGTCTCCACCATCACTATGGCCGGCAACTCCACCATGACCCAGCTGCTGCTTAATATCAATCCCAGTTATATCCGAAGAGATCCCTATGTGCCGGCATCCATTCTGTATCCACCGTTTCATGCCACGGAAATCGGTCTGGAACTGGCTGAGCACACCACGGCTCTGGTGTATCCGGGAGTTTCATCCTATGTGGGCGGGGATATCATTTCCGGTATCATGGCTTCAGGCATGTACCGGTCGCCGGAACTGACCCTGTATATGGATATCGGCACCAACGCGGAGATCGCCATCGGACACCAGGAATGGATGGTGTGCACGGCCGCGTCCGCCGGACCGGCTTTTGAGGGCGGCGGGGTCAAGTTCGGGATGCGGGCCGCCAAAGGGGCTGTGGAGGATGTGTCCATCAATCCCGCCACCTATGAACCCATGATCATCACCGTGGGCAATGAAAAAGCCAAAGGTATCTGCGGATCCGGGCTCATCACCCTGGCGGCCCGGCTGCTGGAAACCGGAATCATCGATTCCCGGGGCAAGTTCAACCAGGAACTGGATACCCTCCGGATCCGGCAGACCGATGAGATCTGGGAGTATGTGCTGGTATATGAAAAAGACACCCAGATCGAGCGGGATATCACCATTACCGAACCGGACCTGGACAACCTGATCCGGGCCAAGGGCGCCATGTATTCCGCAGCCCTGACCCTGCTGGACGAGATCGGTCTCAAGGTGAACGACATCGAGCGGATCATTCTGGCCGGCGGGTTCGGATCGTATGTGGATCTGGCGTCCGCCATCACCATCGGGCTTCTGCCGGAGATCGAGCCGGATAAGGTTACCTACCTGGGTAACGGGTCCCTGCTGGGATGCCGCATCAACTGCCTGACCAATTCCCTGCGCCAGCAGGTGACCCAGGTGGTGAACATGATGACCAATTTTGAGCTGGCCTCCACCCCGTCTTATATGGACCATTACATGGGGGCATTGTTTCTGCCCCACACGGAACTCAACTATTTCCCCAAGATCAAGGCAAAGCTGGAAGCGTTGCGCAAATGAGTTTATCCGGGTATGTCCGCACCATTGAACTGACACCCCCGGCGCTGGGCAACAACACCGCCGATGCCCAGCGCCTGGAACAGGTGTTGAAAAAAGAACTGAACACCAAAAATGTCCATATTCCCTGGCACCTGGTCGGGGATCTGTCCGCGCGGCTGCGACAATGGCACTGGCAGGTCAAGGCGGTGCTGTTCAAGGACCGCCGGTCTTTTACAGTGGTGGACCTGCTGGACCCTCAGGATTCCGGCCCGGTGATGGGGGCCGCCGTGGATATCGGTACCACCCGCATGGTGATTGCCTTGATGGATCTGGAAACCGGGGAAACACTGGGAGAAACCGGGTTTGACAATCCCCAGGCAGATATCGGGCCGGATGTGCTCACCCGGATTCTTCATGCCAAAACCCCGGCGGGCCGGGAGGCACTCAAGCGCCTGGCGGTTGACGCGCTGAATCAGCACCTGGCCCGGTTGTGCAAAGAAAACAACCGGACCCCGGACCGGGTGTTTCTGGTGGCCGGGGCCGGGAACACGGCCATGACCCATCTGTTTGCCGGGCTGCCGGCGTTCGGGATCATTCAGGAACCTTATATTCCCTGTACCAATATTCTTGATACCCTGGATGCCGCCGACCTGGGACTGGCCGTTCATCCCAGAGGCCAGGTGTTTCTGTTTCCCAATATCGGGTCTTATTTCGGCGGGGATCTTTTGGCCGGGATCCTGGCAGCCGACCTGGATCAAAAAGACCAGCCCTGCATCATGGTGGATGTGGGCACCAATGCGGAAATCGTTCTGGGAAACAAAGACTGGCTCATGGCCTGTGCAGGCGCCGCCGGCCCGGCCCTGGAAAGCGGGGTCAGCCAGATGGGCATGACGGCAAAGCCGGGCGTGATCGACCGGGTGCGCGTGGATCCGGAAACCCGGGACCTGATCATCCACACCATTGATGATGAACCGGCCGTGGGTATCTGCGGGTCCGGCATGATTGACCTGGCCGCGGCCCTGTTTGTGTCCGGCCGCATCGATATCCGGGGGAAGCTGGTGACTGAGGCCTGCGGGGATCGTCTGACAAATGAAAATGACATTCCCGCGTTTGATCTGGTGGCGGCAAAAGATTCCGGCACGGGGCGGGCCATCCGGCTGTCCCAGGTGGACCTGAATTCTTTGACCAGTGCCAAAGCCGCCATGTACACCATTTTAGAGGTGATCGTGTCCCAGACCGCCGGGCTGTCGTTTTCCGATCTGGCCCGGTTTTATGTGGCCGGCACGTTCGGGTCGTTCATCAACCCGAATTCCGCCATCACCATCGGCATGCTGCCCGATATTCCTTTAGACCGGTTCCAGGTGCTGGGCAACACGTCGTTAAAAGGCGCGGAACAGGTGTTAACCGATCCGGCGGCCTTTGACCGGGTCATGGCCATCCGGGAAACCATCACTTATATTGAACTGAATGTCAATCAAGGGTTCATGAATCTGTTTTCCGGGGCCAAGTTTTATCCGCACACGGATACGTCGCGGTTTCCGTCCGTGAAGGTCTGATTGATCTCTTGAAAGACGGGGAACTCAGAGAAACCAATATACATGTCTATACAACCTCGTCTGATTGTGGTACATTTTTGACATTTTAAATCATCGTAAAACAGTGATCCAATGAGAAAGGGAGATTGTATCATGAAAAAGATTGTCGAATGCGTGCCCAATTTTTCTGAAGGCCGCAATACAGAGACCATTGACGCCATTGCCGATGCCATTGGAAATACGGCCGGGTGCACACTGCTGGATGTGGATCCGGGGCGGTCCACGAACCGGACGGTGTACACCTTTGTCGGGGAACCGGATGCCGTGGTGGAAGGCGCTTTGGCAGGCGCCCGGGTGGCCCGGGAAAAAATCGATATGCGCACCCATAAAGGGGAACATCACCGCATGGGGGCCCTGGATGTGTGCCCGTTTATTCCGGTGGCCAATGTCACCATGGACGAGTGCGTGGCATTGTCAAAACAATTCGGACAAAGGGCCGCAGACGAGCTGGGCATTCCCGTGTATCTGTATGAAGCTTCTGCTGCACAGGATTACCGCAGAAAACTGCCCCAGATCCGGGAAGGCCAGTATGAGGCCGTCAAAGACCGGATTGTGAAGCCGGAATGGAAACCGGATTTCGGACCGGCACAATTCATTCCCGAGTGGGGGGCCACCGTCACCGGGGCCCGGTTTTTTTTGATCGCCTATAATGTCAATCTGTTATCCACTCCCAACCAGGCCCACCGCATTGCGCTGAACCTGCGGGAAGCGGGCCGGGGACCGGATGAACCGGGCCGGCTCAAAGAGGTCAAGGGCATGGGCTGGTATGTGGATGACTACAACCTGGCCCAGGTCACGGTGAACCTGAACAATTACCGGGTCACCCCGCCGCACATCCTGTATGAGGAAGTGAAAAAAGAGGCAGCCTTGCTCAATGTGGCCGTGACCGGATCGGAAATCGTGGGCGTGGTGCCGCTGGAAGCCATTCTTGCGGCGGCCGAGTATTACATTGAAAAGGAAAACCTGTTTGTCCTGGATGAGGACCAGAAGGTGCGCCTGGCTGTGGAGCGGCTGGGGTTGAATGCCGTGGCCCCGTTCAACCCCAAAGAAAAAATCATCGAGTATATCATTGCCGAAGAGCCGGACGAACCCCTGGCCGGTCTGACCACCCGGCAGTTCATCGAAGAAGTGGCCTCCCGCAGTTTCGCGCCGGGCGGGGGATCGGTGTCCGCAGCCATTGCGGCCATGGGCGCAGGTCTTGGATCCATGGTGGCCAAACTCACTTTGGGGGTGAGAAAATTTGAAGATGTGGATGCAAAAATGCGGGAACTGATCCCGCCCCTGCACCAGGCGGCCCATGCGCTGATTCCCATGATCGATGCGGACACCCACGCGTTTAACGATTATGTGGCGGCCCTGGGCCTGCCAAAAGAAACAGACGCGGACTGGGCCTGTCGGGATGAACAGCTGCAGCTGGGATTGAAAAAAGCCATTGATACCCCGCTGTCCGTGATGACAACCGCGGATGCGGCCTGGGATGCGCTGGTCGCGGTGGCGACATACGGCAATATTACGTCAAAATCCGACGTGGAAGTAGGGGCAAGGGCCCTGGAGATGGGCATCTGGGGGGCGT
Above is a window of Desulfotignum balticum DSM 7044 DNA encoding:
- a CDS encoding response regulator transcription factor produces the protein MINELEILENKQVLVVDDEPDILETITELLHMCRVDTAKTYDAAAARLAATTYDAAVLDIMGVDGFRLLDITRRLNLPTLMLTAHALTPENLKTALEKGADAYIPKEKMVDIGVFLADVLTARAQGRQAHTGWFTFVRPVFDRLFGPDWLKKIRKGE
- a CDS encoding branched-chain amino acid aminotransferase; the protein is MEIAVTRVGQAGTRPKDEDLGFGTAFTDHMFVMDYSTDKGWHDPRIEPFAPVTLSPAAMVFHYGQAIFEGLKAYKTPEKKVQLFRARDNFDRLNRSARGLCIPEVDIDFVMDALKQLLKLEKDWIPETLGTSLYIRPFIIATDPFLGVRSSFTFKFFIILCSVGAYYAGGLAPVKIWVSKDHVRAVPGGVGEFKTAGNYAASLNAGEIAKKQGYAQVLWLDALERKYVEEVGAMNIFFVIDDELVTPNLTGSILPGITRFSVIDLAKKWGMPVSERKISMDEVLDAHASGRLKEVFGSGTAAVISPVGEICYGDRVLHIGDGNPGPVAMKFYQALTSIQYGTAKDTENWIEPVV
- a CDS encoding helix-turn-helix domain-containing protein, with translation MAKIDNFVPIGKRIRRARLDRKVTLDTMANETGLAKQVIKQIENGEKRPSVGTLLQISRVLQLDSDFLLKDPEADQEKRARAYTKRTDQYAYTPLTPDAKNKHLKAFRIVVEAGTRHEGVGFQHEGEEFVHVLEGQVKVQVGDHINELAAGDSLHFNSGIKHDLRNPSQKDAVLIVVVYVP
- a CDS encoding acyl-CoA dehydrogenase family protein, which codes for MLFKLTDEQKMIRNMVREFSRKVIAPTAAERDRTKEFPAGNFKQMGELGLMGMMVPEAYGGESADTVSYVLALSEIAYSCASTSVVMSVQNSIVCESLNNFGTTKQKQQFLTPLASGKMIGAFGLTEPDAGSDPVSQATVAVKDKDDYIINGTKRFITSGKHAKVVLVTAKTDPDAGHKGISCFIVPKDTKGLIVGHEEDKMGLRASDTTDLIFEDCRVPASWMLGKKGDGFKIAMSGLDSGRIGIAAQSIGVAQAAFDAAVAYASQRRQFGVPVTKHQAIRFQIADMATQIEAARQLMLSAASMKDRKEPYTKEASMAKLFASEMVNEVTARAIQMHGGYGFTKDYVVERLYRDARVFTIYEGTSEIQRIVISNNILKDKRKL
- the larA gene encoding nickel-dependent lactate racemase, encoding MKITVPYGKQDTLTATLDEAVPVRILEANDVTLPDQDRVIADAIARPIHSTPFEAFIKDAGKVLVIVNDATRPTPTAKVLDVIFDPLSQTDYHFIIATGVHRGPTKDEFIQIFGDYYAKIKDRIIVHDAAKEQDMVFLGDSSNGTPMYVNKAGVEADKIIIISSVEPHYFAGYTGGRKSFLPGIAGYQTIEKNHKLALLPEAKALALAGNPVHEDMMDAIKTVKQDIFSIMMVLDKHHQVYAACAGHIHDSFHAAIDRANEVFAAPMGEKADIVVSVVKFPQDIDLYQAQKGIDNAKLALKKDGILILVAKCRCGIGGKAFADLLGSCDTPEAALKKIEKGYVLGYHKAAKMAEIGIWAQMWAVTDVPPDQITPLFITPFSDLQTALDQALDQKGQKATVLFLMDGGLTVPMMH
- a CDS encoding hydrogenase iron-sulfur subunit encodes the protein METKHPTRFNHLKKWESTLAACIRCGYCYEHCPLFKYTGWESDAPRAKIITAFGLLTGELEPSETAANKLFNCFYCKRCEAACSSGVSLTDIFTDARKDLVEMGYAGPGTTAVTDLTCAQCLLCVAACPHEARFHGENGIETDLVKCQSCGTCVSVCPANAVNILHTFGTGKEDLTQASARFLDTHASAKAIVFACNWSYYPDLQASRLPESETHDKEYDIYVNMCAGRLEPETLMAPFLNHAWGVLVACCPEDDCQHKNGGKRSKQQVKRIQSILENLDIDPERVQVVEIPDGDKTLFQAEIDTFIDHLNTLGPVT
- a CDS encoding FAD-binding oxidoreductase; protein product: MKTMDESKLREIFGEENIKTDPSDLYAFGSDASVHHAMPWAVVRPDNTRQVQQLMAYANEALIPVIPRGGGSGMCGQTVPIRGGIVLDMKHMNRILEINLPDVYCRVEPGVVDDDLNLALKPHGMFYPPTPASSRIATIGGEIANNASGVRSVKYGATRDAVLGMKVVLPNGDLVTLGAHTRVEASGYQLHKLMVGSEGTLGIVVEATLNFVPIPEYRCMGIANFDHLAHAGAAVGSIMASGAIPSMLELVDSVAIKAVNKTMNLGLKEVAASLIFEADGMVREAVDYEINKMKEICKKHQGSDITTSYDPKERARIFMGRKKLFPALSKYDDSLSSTSLADDMAVPYSRMADMAGKIHEVAKKNNIIMTAYGHCGSGCMHTKILMDTKQPEQWASARKAITEIYEFVRSVNGTTSAEHGIGLSKAASFKVEKADSLRLLQTIKQALDPNNILNPGKLMQAPDDWVTATGLRYAVNN
- a CDS encoding ASKHA domain-containing protein, with protein sequence MTHTIQFLPHNKQITVADGESLIRAAMEAGVHINASCGGGGVCGKCRVRIESGEVEGGISEKLTDQDREKGYRLACLAKVTSDLTVRIPVESEVETSRLTQTMDRHTARAMTVNVEDLKQDGLFIPPVEKIYLELDPAVEGDNRADVARIMHHLRIHHDEHRLTMDLSLIRRVPDIIRQENFNVTATILRPVREDGKNEIINIEPGDTTNRNFAIAVDIGTTTVFGQVMDLQSGEVLAQQGEFNAQISYGEDVISRIMYAEKGDGLATLHKRVVETINKIIKGIIKKAKIDTHEVSTITMAGNSTMTQLLLNINPSYIRRDPYVPASILYPPFHATEIGLELAEHTTALVYPGVSSYVGGDIISGIMASGMYRSPELTLYMDIGTNAEIAIGHQEWMVCTAASAGPAFEGGGVKFGMRAAKGAVEDVSINPATYEPMIITVGNEKAKGICGSGLITLAARLLETGIIDSRGKFNQELDTLRIRQTDEIWEYVLVYEKDTQIERDITITEPDLDNLIRAKGAMYSAALTLLDEIGLKVNDIERIILAGGFGSYVDLASAITIGLLPEIEPDKVTYLGNGSLLGCRINCLTNSLRQQVTQVVNMMTNFELASTPSYMDHYMGALFLPHTELNYFPKIKAKLEALRK